One Proteinivorax tanatarense DNA segment encodes these proteins:
- a CDS encoding cold-shock protein, whose amino-acid sequence MQEGTVKWFNAEKGYGFISIEGGDDVFVHFSAINEEGFKTLEEGARVSFEITEGSRGPQASNVSKI is encoded by the coding sequence GTGCAAGAAGGTACAGTTAAATGGTTCAACGCTGAAAAAGGTTATGGTTTTATTTCAATTGAGGGTGGCGACGATGTTTTCGTTCATTTCTCAGCAATCAACGAAGAAGGTTTCAAGACCTTAGAAGAAGGAGCTAGAGTTAGCTTCGAAATTACTGAAGGTAGCCGTGGTCCTCAAGCTTCTAATGTAAGCAAGATCTAG
- a CDS encoding histidinol-phosphatase HisJ family protein produces MFDYHVHSSFSEDCQVCMEDIIKKGIELGIKEICFTDHVDYDFCVEGKSFEFDLDEYIKAIDFYKNKYKGNISLLKGVELGIQPHIHEKCKNLTEKGNFDFVIASVHSAQRMDIHTKKFFDNKSASEANEVYYLELYESIKKFDTFNVIGHIDLLKRYNEDIATGKIQNHLDILEEIFKLLIYSGKGIEINTSGYRYNLGEPLPSLKLLKMYKDMGGEIITLGSDSHTADTLGYNFQKINYYLKEIGIKYITRFDKMEPYFVKI; encoded by the coding sequence ATGTTTGATTATCATGTTCACTCTTCTTTTTCGGAAGATTGTCAAGTTTGTATGGAAGATATCATAAAAAAAGGTATAGAGTTGGGTATAAAAGAAATATGTTTTACAGATCATGTAGATTATGATTTCTGTGTAGAAGGGAAAAGTTTCGAATTTGACTTAGATGAGTATATAAAAGCTATCGACTTTTACAAAAATAAATACAAAGGAAATATATCTCTTTTAAAGGGGGTTGAACTTGGAATTCAACCTCATATTCATGAGAAATGTAAAAATCTAACTGAAAAAGGAAACTTTGATTTTGTAATAGCTTCAGTACATTCCGCTCAACGTATGGATATACATACTAAAAAGTTTTTTGACAATAAAAGTGCTAGCGAAGCTAATGAGGTTTATTATCTAGAACTTTATGAAAGTATAAAAAAATTTGATACGTTTAACGTTATAGGTCATATAGATTTATTAAAACGATATAATGAAGATATAGCCACTGGAAAAATTCAAAACCATTTAGATATACTAGAAGAAATCTTTAAGCTATTAATATATAGTGGTAAAGGCATAGAAATAAACACTTCAGGATATAGATATAATCTTGGTGAACCATTACCATCTTTAAAACTTTTAAAAATGTATAAAGATATGGGTGGGGAAATAATAACACTAGGCTCTGATTCACATACTGCTGATACATTAGGGTATAACTTCCAAAAAATAAATTACTATCTTAAAGAAATCGGGATAAAATACATTACTAGATTTGATAAAATGGAACCATATTTTGTTAAGATTTAA
- the istB gene encoding IS21-like element helper ATPase IstB, which yields MEKLELIKENAKKLKLDYLNTNASQVVQDADGKSISYQQFLLNILQEEMKLKEEKAQARRLKNAGFPTLKIIEDFDLDFQKSITQRQVNSLSELEWIDRMYNLIFLGPPGVGKTHLAIALGYRAVEMGYKVSFVTMNDLMHCLKTQEISRKSKGKINKVLSSSLLIIDELGYLPISREESNLFFQLITALHEQASLIITSNKGLEDWTELLGDPALTTAVLDRITHRCELFNMSGKSYRLAHRESFFEENSRF from the coding sequence GTGGAGAAATTGGAGCTAATCAAAGAAAATGCTAAAAAATTAAAGCTTGACTACTTAAATACAAACGCTTCTCAAGTCGTTCAAGATGCAGATGGAAAAAGCATTTCATATCAGCAATTTTTGTTAAACATACTTCAGGAAGAAATGAAACTAAAAGAAGAAAAAGCACAGGCAAGAAGGCTAAAAAACGCTGGTTTTCCTACACTTAAAATTATAGAAGATTTTGATTTAGATTTTCAAAAGTCCATAACTCAAAGACAAGTTAACAGTTTATCGGAATTGGAATGGATAGACCGTATGTATAATTTAATTTTTTTGGGCCCTCCTGGGGTCGGTAAAACTCACTTAGCAATAGCACTAGGCTACAGGGCTGTTGAGATGGGGTACAAGGTTAGCTTTGTTACTATGAACGACCTTATGCACTGTTTAAAAACCCAAGAGATATCAAGAAAAAGTAAAGGCAAAATAAATAAGGTTTTGTCCTCTAGCTTACTAATCATCGATGAACTAGGTTACTTGCCGATATCTAGGGAAGAGTCTAACCTGTTTTTCCAACTCATAACGGCACTTCATGAACAAGCATCACTTATTATTACCTCAAATAAAGGTCTAGAAGACTGGACTGAACTATTGGGTGACCCAGCTTTAACTACAGCTGTTTTAGATAGAATCACTCATAGATGTGAGTTATTTAATATGTCAGGTAAAAGTTATAGATTAGCACACAGAGAATCATTTTTTGAAGAAAATTCTAGGTTTTAA
- a CDS encoding IS481 family transposase, whose amino-acid sequence MPWEEKSKVDQREEFVNRALTEKISFTDLCAEYGISRNTGYKWKHRYEQYGLQGLRDLSKRPKESPQKLSEDCIIKILNIKHAHPSWGARKIQKIFEKNYPFESVPSESSIKRIFEKAGLVKKRRVKRADTNQDALRQLIQPEKPNDVWSVDFKGWWYSTDNKKCDPLTIRDDDSRYLLATRLLQRQATEPVKEVFEEVFKKYGLPKTIRSDNGTPFAHRGSLLGLTRLSAWWMSLGIIPDRTEVAKPQQNGGHERMHRDLKAEVQKINNSTYSHNQKIVEEWRREFNHVRPHEALDYQTPSDRYTPSEIKYNGNVDEIIYPVSFERRKVNSNGAVKIKSIEITLSYALYGYHVGLSQKDEHNRLNVWFNRFLLGEIDLQTYKFYTIQNEENNKKC is encoded by the coding sequence ATGCCATGGGAGGAGAAAAGTAAAGTGGATCAAAGAGAAGAGTTTGTTAACCGTGCACTAACCGAAAAAATATCTTTTACAGACCTATGTGCTGAATATGGCATAAGTAGAAATACAGGTTACAAGTGGAAACACAGGTATGAACAATATGGGCTTCAAGGATTAAGGGACCTAAGTAAAAGGCCCAAGGAGAGCCCCCAAAAGTTATCAGAAGACTGCATTATAAAAATACTAAATATTAAACATGCTCACCCCTCCTGGGGAGCCCGTAAGATACAAAAGATTTTCGAAAAAAATTATCCTTTTGAAAGCGTACCTTCTGAAAGTAGCATAAAAAGAATTTTTGAAAAAGCTGGGTTAGTTAAAAAAAGAAGAGTTAAAAGAGCTGATACTAACCAAGATGCGCTTAGGCAGCTTATCCAGCCTGAAAAACCTAACGATGTTTGGTCGGTCGACTTTAAAGGTTGGTGGTACTCCACTGATAACAAAAAATGTGACCCCTTAACTATCAGAGACGACGATAGTAGATACCTTCTTGCGACACGATTATTGCAAAGACAAGCCACAGAACCTGTAAAAGAAGTGTTTGAAGAGGTATTTAAAAAGTATGGCCTTCCAAAAACCATTAGAAGTGATAACGGCACACCTTTTGCGCATAGAGGGAGTTTATTAGGACTAACTAGGTTATCAGCTTGGTGGATGTCACTGGGAATTATTCCAGATAGGACAGAAGTTGCCAAGCCTCAGCAAAATGGCGGTCACGAAAGAATGCACAGAGATCTAAAAGCTGAGGTCCAAAAAATTAATAACAGTACTTATTCCCACAACCAAAAGATAGTTGAAGAATGGAGAAGAGAGTTTAATCATGTAAGGCCTCATGAGGCACTAGACTATCAAACGCCAAGTGATAGGTACACGCCATCTGAAATTAAATATAATGGCAATGTGGATGAGATTATTTATCCGGTCAGTTTTGAGCGAAGGAAGGTAAATTCAAACGGTGCAGTGAAAATCAAATCCATAGAAATAACATTAAGTTATGCGTTATATGGCTATCACGTTGGCTTGAGTCAAAAAGATGAACATAACAGACTAAATGTTTGGTTTAACAGATTTTTATTAGGTGAAATTGACTTGCAAACCTATAAGTTTTACACTATTCAAAATGAAGAAAATAACAAGAAGTGTTAA
- a CDS encoding undecaprenyldiphospho-muramoylpentapeptide beta-N-acetylglucosaminyltransferase, with amino-acid sequence MKKIILTGGGTAGHVTPNIALIPKLKELGYEIYYIGSKNGIERQLIEDLNIKYYPISSGKLRRYFHKDNFTDPFRVLKGVKQAASIIKKIKPDIVFSKGGFVTVPVIIASKLKKVPTIIHESDFTPGLANKIAMPFCSNVCVTFPETLDAIPKGKGVYTGPPIREEILKGNSELGYKEVGFSTSKPVVMIMGGSLGAVKINSHVRSILPSLLEEFNVIHLCGEGKVDQSLMEIDGYKQYPYVKEQLPHLFAITDVIVSRAGANSIYEFLALKKPNVLIPLSKAASRGDQILNANSFEKQGFSQVIYEEKLSDEVLLKKIKNVYDNRADYIEKMEKAKSALGLEKILELIEKKRR; translated from the coding sequence ATGAAAAAAATTATTTTAACCGGTGGCGGAACGGCGGGGCATGTAACACCTAATATAGCTTTAATACCGAAACTTAAGGAGTTAGGGTATGAGATTTATTATATTGGTAGTAAAAATGGCATAGAACGTCAGTTAATTGAAGACTTAAATATAAAGTATTATCCTATTTCATCAGGGAAATTAAGAAGATATTTTCATAAAGATAATTTCACAGATCCTTTTAGAGTATTAAAAGGTGTAAAGCAAGCAGCATCAATTATAAAAAAAATAAAGCCTGATATAGTTTTTTCCAAGGGTGGCTTTGTGACGGTACCAGTAATTATTGCATCAAAGTTAAAAAAAGTGCCTACTATAATTCATGAATCAGATTTTACTCCAGGACTGGCTAATAAAATTGCTATGCCATTTTGTTCAAATGTTTGCGTAACCTTTCCTGAAACCTTAGACGCCATTCCTAAAGGGAAGGGGGTATATACAGGCCCCCCAATAAGAGAGGAAATATTAAAAGGGAATAGCGAATTGGGGTATAAAGAGGTAGGTTTTTCTACCTCAAAACCGGTAGTTATGATTATGGGTGGAAGCTTAGGAGCAGTAAAAATAAATAGCCATGTTAGGAGTATTCTCCCGTCATTGCTTGAAGAGTTTAATGTAATTCACTTATGTGGAGAAGGGAAAGTGGATCAAAGTTTGATGGAGATTGATGGGTATAAACAATACCCTTATGTTAAAGAGCAGTTGCCCCACCTATTTGCAATAACCGATGTGATTGTTTCCAGAGCTGGGGCTAACTCAATTTATGAGTTTCTTGCACTAAAAAAGCCAAATGTTTTAATACCCCTTTCTAAGGCTGCCAGTAGAGGGGACCAGATACTTAATGCAAATTCATTTGAAAAACAGGGGTTTAGTCAAGTCATTTATGAGGAAAAACTTTCTGATGAAGTTTTGCTAAAAAAAATTAAGAATGTTTATGACAATAGAGCTGATTATATAGAAAAAATGGAAAAAGCTAAATCTGCATTGGGGTTAGAAAAAATATTGGAACTTATCGAAAAAAAACGACGTTAG
- a CDS encoding spore coat protein, whose protein sequence is MFTLSQKEKSLLNELLQHEELCIQKYTNYALKAQDPQLTQLFQNLAQKEQQHYDSVDTLLQGEIPQGAQQGGGQQDQSQQSGQSQSQGQQNQQSQEQGSQNEQQSQGMQNNQQENMQSAQQQGSIMSQHKQDNQSPSQNQQNNPDSSLLEDMLMTEKYISSYYDTAVFEMSNSEVRQVLQHIQQEEQQHGEEIYNYMSEKGLYN, encoded by the coding sequence ATGTTTACTTTGAGCCAGAAAGAAAAAAGCTTACTTAATGAGCTGCTTCAACATGAAGAATTATGCATTCAGAAGTACACAAACTACGCTTTAAAGGCCCAAGATCCACAGCTTACCCAATTGTTCCAAAACTTAGCACAGAAGGAACAGCAGCACTATGACAGCGTGGACACTCTATTACAAGGAGAAATACCCCAAGGAGCCCAACAAGGTGGTGGACAGCAGGATCAATCTCAACAAAGTGGGCAAAGTCAATCACAGGGCCAACAAAATCAACAAAGTCAAGAGCAAGGGAGCCAAAATGAGCAGCAAAGTCAGGGCATGCAAAACAACCAACAAGAAAATATGCAAAGTGCTCAACAGCAAGGGAGCATCATGTCACAACATAAGCAAGACAATCAAAGTCCCTCACAAAACCAACAAAATAACCCTGATTCTTCTTTACTTGAAGACATGCTAATGACAGAAAAATATATATCAAGCTACTATGATACAGCAGTATTTGAAATGAGCAACAGCGAAGTAAGACAGGTTCTCCAGCATATCCAGCAAGAAGAACAGCAACATGGAGAGGAAATTTATAATTACATGAGTGAAAAAGGGCTTTATAATTGA
- the istA gene encoding IS21 family transposase: MKRWDMFAKIKENRSRGLNKSQVARLLEIDYKTVSKYWDMEFDEFSELHNTAQSRRKKVDKYKKQILEWIKEYRDMSAAQIYDWLLEKHGELDFKERTLRLYVNKLRKEYDLPKVTSVRQYEEIENLPMGYQAQVDLGEIWLKTHDNKRVKAYCFGMVLSHSRYKFVWWSDKPFTTSSFIKAHNKAFEYFGGRPKEIVYDQDKVLVVSENNGDILYTEGFQNYLNSLKFKVYLCRKADPESKGKVEAVVKYAKNNFAKHRKFVDIESFNDDNLKWLERTGNKKVHETTKKVPAEVFALEKEHLMPIPTLFAESTDTKILTYLVRKNNTVFYKQNRYQVPIGTYSPGKEVNLSVKKDCIEIIDKDTNELIITHKIAKGKGQLVTIDHPDRQKSRKYSCDEMREKVLKSLGETDKAITFVDIIRAEKSRYFKDQSNLIIKTVTSENPSLVQKAIDYCVERKLYSAGMLKDTIQYFKEEEKRQLNKKYFKADISTPSKYQDLKPEIRSIEEYTNSLKGDSHSGEIGANQRKC, encoded by the coding sequence TTGAAGAGGTGGGATATGTTTGCCAAAATTAAAGAAAATAGGTCTAGGGGATTAAATAAATCCCAAGTTGCAAGGCTACTAGAGATTGACTACAAGACCGTATCAAAGTACTGGGATATGGAGTTTGATGAGTTTTCAGAGCTCCATAATACAGCTCAATCACGGAGAAAGAAGGTGGATAAATACAAAAAGCAAATTTTAGAATGGATTAAAGAATACCGAGATATGTCAGCCGCTCAGATTTATGATTGGCTTTTAGAAAAACATGGTGAGCTAGATTTTAAGGAAAGAACTCTAAGGCTCTATGTAAACAAGCTTAGAAAAGAATATGACTTGCCCAAAGTGACATCAGTTAGGCAGTATGAAGAAATAGAAAATCTTCCTATGGGGTATCAAGCTCAAGTTGATCTAGGAGAGATATGGCTTAAGACACATGATAATAAAAGAGTAAAAGCATATTGTTTTGGAATGGTTTTATCCCATTCAAGATACAAGTTCGTATGGTGGTCGGACAAGCCATTTACAACATCAAGTTTCATCAAAGCCCACAACAAAGCTTTTGAGTACTTTGGCGGCAGACCCAAAGAGATAGTTTATGATCAAGATAAAGTACTAGTAGTTTCTGAAAACAATGGAGATATATTATATACCGAAGGATTTCAAAATTATCTTAACTCTCTTAAGTTTAAAGTGTACCTTTGCAGAAAGGCTGATCCTGAAAGCAAAGGCAAAGTAGAAGCTGTAGTAAAGTATGCCAAGAATAACTTCGCTAAACATAGAAAATTTGTAGATATTGAATCCTTTAATGATGATAATCTAAAATGGCTAGAAAGAACCGGCAATAAAAAAGTCCATGAAACAACAAAGAAGGTACCGGCAGAAGTGTTTGCTCTGGAAAAGGAACACTTAATGCCAATACCTACCCTCTTTGCTGAATCAACTGATACTAAAATTTTAACCTATCTAGTAAGAAAAAACAATACAGTATTTTACAAACAAAACAGATATCAAGTACCCATAGGGACTTATTCACCAGGTAAAGAAGTTAATTTATCAGTTAAAAAAGATTGTATCGAAATAATTGATAAAGATACTAATGAGTTGATTATCACACATAAAATTGCTAAAGGAAAAGGTCAGCTAGTAACAATAGACCACCCAGATAGGCAAAAATCAAGAAAGTACAGTTGCGACGAAATGCGTGAGAAAGTTTTAAAAAGTTTAGGAGAAACTGATAAGGCAATAACGTTTGTTGATATCATTAGGGCTGAAAAATCTAGATACTTTAAAGATCAATCTAACCTAATAATTAAAACAGTGACATCTGAAAACCCGTCACTTGTACAAAAAGCTATTGATTACTGCGTTGAAAGAAAACTCTACAGCGCTGGCATGCTTAAGGATACAATCCAATACTTTAAGGAGGAAGAAAAACGACAACTTAATAAAAAGTACTTTAAGGCAGACATTTCTACCCCTTCAAAGTATCAGGATTTAAAGCCTGAAATAAGAAGTATTGAAGAGTATACTAATTCTTTGAAAGGGGACAGTCACAGTGGAGAAATTGGAGCTAATCAAAGAAAATGCTAA
- a CDS encoding heavy metal translocating P-type ATPase: MVKIKYNLNGLDCANCANKIEERVDKLSNIEKANVNFVNKTLTIEVTKDINPFDDINRIVKDLEPHIKVTQYNSSKGNGFWDWAEKGKFIELIVAIIMFVSAVLISQETVRIVLFISSYLVVGHDVLFKAGNNIIKGRIFDENFLMSIATIGAILITEYPEAVAVMLFYKIGILVQNLAVNHSKKSITALMNIKPEYAHLKINGKTKKIKPEEVNIGDTIVVRPGEKVPLDGIVLKGNSMLDTSALTGESVPVSVKAGRDVLSGSINQNGLLEIEVKKEFSQSTVHKILELVENASSKKANTENFITKFARYYTPAVVGVAVLLTLIPVMFFSQDLSIWVYRSLVFLVISCPCALVVSIPLGFFGGIGAASKKGVLVKGSNYLEGLNTIDTVVFDKTGTITEGVFKVNKIVSEAGKKKDVLYYAAHVEFYSNHPIAKSIVKEYNKEINEALVSEHREIAGKGVKADVEGHKVIVGKRTFLQDEGIDVKDYQDVDGKGVVYVAVDGTFVGAILIGDKIKADSFKTIEKLNKKNISTVMLTGDNSNVAEKVARDLKFKRIFSELLPHQKVEKFEDISNQAKGNVAFVGDGINDAPVIARSDIGFAMGGLGSDAAIEAADVVVMQDNPYKVVEAMEIAKKTRRIVWQNIVLALGVKGVVLILGALGLASMWEAVFADVGVSLLAVLNSIRVLKA, translated from the coding sequence ATGGTGAAGATAAAGTATAATCTTAATGGTTTAGATTGTGCTAATTGTGCTAACAAAATTGAAGAGAGAGTTGATAAATTATCTAACATAGAAAAGGCTAATGTTAACTTTGTTAATAAAACATTAACTATTGAGGTTACAAAAGATATAAATCCATTTGATGATATAAACAGGATTGTAAAAGACTTAGAACCTCATATAAAGGTAACTCAATATAATTCAAGTAAAGGTAATGGTTTTTGGGATTGGGCAGAAAAGGGTAAATTTATTGAGTTAATTGTTGCCATTATAATGTTTGTATCTGCCGTTCTCATTAGTCAAGAAACTGTGAGAATTGTACTGTTTATTAGCAGCTACCTAGTGGTAGGACATGATGTGTTATTTAAGGCTGGTAATAATATAATAAAAGGAAGAATATTTGATGAAAATTTTTTAATGTCTATAGCTACCATAGGAGCAATACTCATTACTGAATATCCGGAAGCAGTTGCTGTTATGTTATTTTATAAAATTGGGATTCTTGTTCAAAACTTAGCGGTAAATCACTCTAAAAAATCAATAACAGCACTTATGAATATAAAGCCAGAATATGCTCATCTAAAGATAAATGGAAAAACCAAAAAAATTAAGCCAGAAGAAGTTAATATAGGAGACACCATTGTTGTTAGGCCGGGTGAGAAAGTTCCTTTGGATGGTATTGTATTAAAGGGAAACTCCATGTTAGATACATCGGCACTAACTGGTGAATCGGTACCAGTTAGTGTAAAAGCAGGAAGAGATGTTTTAAGTGGTAGTATAAATCAAAACGGTTTATTGGAAATAGAAGTAAAGAAAGAGTTTTCTCAATCTACTGTGCATAAGATATTGGAACTTGTGGAAAATGCAAGCTCCAAAAAAGCTAATACAGAAAACTTTATCACTAAATTTGCAAGGTATTATACTCCAGCAGTAGTTGGTGTAGCCGTTCTTCTTACTTTGATTCCAGTGATGTTTTTCTCACAAGATTTATCTATATGGGTTTATAGAAGTTTAGTATTTTTGGTAATATCATGTCCTTGTGCTCTAGTTGTATCAATACCCTTAGGCTTTTTTGGAGGGATTGGTGCTGCCTCAAAAAAAGGAGTACTTGTTAAAGGAAGCAATTATTTAGAAGGACTAAATACCATCGATACAGTTGTTTTTGATAAAACAGGTACAATAACTGAAGGAGTATTTAAAGTTAATAAAATTGTTAGTGAGGCTGGAAAGAAAAAAGATGTTCTTTACTATGCCGCACATGTAGAGTTTTATTCAAACCATCCCATTGCTAAATCAATCGTTAAAGAATACAATAAAGAAATTAATGAGGCTTTAGTATCGGAGCATAGAGAAATAGCAGGGAAGGGAGTAAAAGCTGATGTTGAAGGACACAAAGTTATTGTTGGAAAAAGAACTTTCCTGCAGGATGAGGGAATTGATGTTAAAGATTACCAAGATGTTGACGGTAAAGGAGTTGTCTATGTAGCTGTAGATGGAACTTTTGTAGGCGCCATATTGATTGGAGATAAGATTAAAGCAGACTCCTTTAAAACAATTGAAAAACTAAATAAAAAAAATATAAGCACAGTGATGCTAACTGGTGACAACAGCAATGTAGCAGAAAAAGTTGCAAGGGACTTGAAATTTAAACGTATTTTTTCTGAACTTCTTCCACACCAGAAAGTAGAGAAATTTGAGGATATATCCAATCAAGCGAAAGGTAATGTGGCTTTTGTAGGAGATGGGATAAATGATGCGCCAGTAATAGCAAGGAGTGATATAGGCTTTGCTATGGGGGGGCTAGGTTCCGATGCTGCTATTGAGGCAGCAGATGTGGTAGTTATGCAAGATAATCCTTATAAAGTAGTGGAAGCTATGGAGATAGCTAAAAAAACAAGAAGGATAGTATGGCAAAATATTGTTTTGGCTTTAGGAGTAAAAGGAGTAGTATTGATATTGGGAGCGCTTGGGTTAGCGTCTATGTGGGAAGCTGTATTTGCAGATGTAGGTGTTTCTTTACTAGCGGTACTAAACTCAATAAGAGTTTTAAAGGCTTAG
- a CDS encoding THUMP domain-containing class I SAM-dependent RNA methyltransferase — MMKIELIATSTFGLESIVADEVEDLGYKKLSVENGKVTFLGDEKAICRSNLWLRVADRVKIKMGEFKATTFEELFEQTKALPWEWWITQDAKFPVEGKSIKSTLYSVSDCQAIVKKAVVDRLKDTYGDQWFSEEGPTYKIEVSILKDTVTLSIDTTGPGLHKRGYRTEQGKAPVKETLAAAMLKLAKYNSERTLIDPFCGSGTICIEAAMIGQNIAPGMNREFVSESWENISKKSWKKARKETHDVAEYDKQLSIQGYDVNGRITKIAQQHIGEAMLDDVIHIQKRDVKDLSSKDKYGMIVTNPPYGERIGEKEQVEELYRTMGDVFSELETWSFYVLTSNRDFEELFGKEATKRRKLYNGRIACQYYQYYGPKPSGR, encoded by the coding sequence ATAATGAAAATTGAGCTAATAGCTACCTCTACCTTTGGATTGGAGTCTATAGTAGCTGATGAAGTTGAGGATTTAGGTTACAAAAAATTGAGTGTTGAAAATGGGAAAGTCACTTTTTTAGGTGATGAAAAAGCAATATGCCGTTCTAATTTATGGCTTAGAGTTGCAGATAGAGTAAAAATTAAGATGGGTGAATTTAAAGCGACTACTTTTGAAGAGCTTTTCGAGCAAACCAAAGCTCTACCTTGGGAGTGGTGGATAACCCAAGATGCTAAGTTCCCAGTAGAAGGAAAATCAATAAAATCTACGTTGTATAGCGTTTCTGACTGCCAAGCAATCGTAAAAAAAGCGGTTGTTGATAGGTTGAAAGATACATATGGAGATCAGTGGTTTTCTGAAGAAGGCCCCACTTATAAGATAGAAGTCTCAATATTAAAAGATACTGTGACGCTGAGCATCGATACAACAGGGCCAGGATTGCACAAAAGAGGTTATCGGACAGAGCAGGGTAAAGCTCCCGTAAAAGAGACATTAGCCGCTGCCATGCTAAAACTGGCTAAGTACAATTCTGAAAGAACTTTAATTGACCCTTTTTGTGGTAGCGGAACAATTTGTATAGAAGCAGCCATGATAGGTCAAAATATAGCACCAGGTATGAATCGAGAGTTTGTTTCTGAAAGTTGGGAAAACATATCTAAAAAGAGTTGGAAGAAAGCTAGAAAAGAGACCCATGACGTAGCAGAATACGACAAACAACTATCTATACAAGGTTATGATGTCAATGGAAGGATTACTAAAATCGCTCAACAGCATATAGGGGAAGCGATGTTAGACGATGTAATTCATATTCAAAAAAGAGATGTAAAAGACTTAAGCTCAAAAGATAAGTATGGAATGATTGTTACAAATCCACCTTATGGTGAAAGAATAGGGGAAAAAGAACAGGTGGAAGAGCTATATAGAACTATGGGAGATGTATTTTCAGAATTAGAAACATGGTCTTTTTATGTATTAACCTCAAATAGAGATTTTGAAGAACTGTTTGGCAAAGAAGCTACCAAAAGAAGAAAGTTATATAATGGGAGGATTGCTTGTCAATATTACCAATATTACGGTCCCAAACCATCAGGCCGCTAA
- a CDS encoding DUF368 domain-containing protein, whose product MTKIRKILAGIPLGVSLVLPGLSFGTVALILKIYDEILAAIKEFNITFLWPIGVGVTGGILISSRFIAFILANYQNFTYAFLFGMILFSVRVTLREVKCFKGTDSLLLIVGFFMAYFFGKEALEHGVMSFLPITLALVFSGMLSSSAMILPGISGATVLVMLGLYDEVLAAVNSFDVKMLLFFAIGVVIGLVLFSWILTFLLNNNRSKVMLFLSGLIVGSATMVMPKSVGVYEIIFFALGGTLAYIGTKR is encoded by the coding sequence ATGACAAAAATAAGGAAAATTTTAGCGGGAATTCCATTAGGTGTATCACTAGTGTTACCTGGGTTAAGTTTTGGAACTGTAGCGTTGATACTTAAGATTTATGACGAAATTTTAGCTGCAATCAAAGAATTTAATATAACTTTTTTATGGCCAATTGGAGTAGGAGTGACTGGAGGAATATTGATCTCTAGTCGTTTTATCGCCTTTATTTTAGCAAATTATCAAAACTTTACTTATGCTTTTTTGTTTGGGATGATTTTATTTTCTGTTAGAGTTACATTAAGAGAAGTTAAATGTTTTAAAGGTACTGACAGTTTACTTTTAATTGTAGGTTTTTTTATGGCCTATTTTTTTGGTAAGGAAGCTTTAGAGCACGGTGTAATGTCATTTTTGCCTATAACACTAGCTTTAGTATTTAGTGGAATGTTAAGCAGTAGTGCTATGATTTTACCAGGGATTAGTGGTGCGACTGTATTAGTGATGTTGGGACTTTACGATGAAGTGCTAGCAGCAGTAAATAGTTTTGATGTTAAAATGTTGTTATTTTTTGCAATTGGGGTAGTAATTGGGTTAGTACTTTTTAGCTGGATCCTTACATTTCTGCTTAATAATAATAGATCAAAGGTGATGTTATTTTTATCAGGATTAATAGTGGGTTCTGCAACCATGGTAATGCCAAAGTCGGTAGGAGTATATGAAATAATTTTCTTTGCTTTAGGAGGGACCTTGGCATATATTGGAACTAAAAGGTGA
- a CDS encoding ArsR/SmtB family transcription factor, which yields MKETKIEKCINKVIHQEVVDKVKNELPMEEEIFELSDLFKVFGDTTRIKILFALWRQEMCVCDIAALLDISQSATSHQLKVLKNSKLVKFRRAGKVVYYSLSDNHVEQIFMQGLEHVRE from the coding sequence GTGAAGGAAACTAAAATTGAAAAATGTATAAATAAGGTGATTCACCAAGAAGTTGTTGATAAAGTCAAAAATGAGTTGCCGATGGAGGAAGAAATCTTTGAGTTATCAGACCTATTTAAAGTTTTTGGGGATACAACGAGGATTAAAATTTTGTTTGCTTTGTGGCGGCAAGAGATGTGTGTATGTGATATTGCCGCTTTACTTGATATTAGTCAGTCAGCTACTTCTCATCAATTAAAAGTTCTAAAAAATTCAAAACTTGTTAAGTTTAGAAGGGCTGGTAAAGTTGTATATTATTCATTGTCTGATAACCATGTAGAGCAAATTTTTATGCAAGGTCTGGAACATGTAAGGGAGTAG